A window from Gossypium raimondii isolate GPD5lz chromosome 7, ASM2569854v1, whole genome shotgun sequence encodes these proteins:
- the LOC128042371 gene encoding calcium-binding protein PBP1-like: protein MEEVVDIVVDFENYFPSMMERYGAKWLLRELRNELKLLIDGEREVIMFESLKTKSVMLGRSDMEDDEIVCMLSESDLDGDCALNQIENPKQAEEKKK, encoded by the exons ATGGAAGAAGTTGTCGACATTGTGGTCGATTTTGAGAACTATTTTCCTTCAATGATGGAGAGATATGGTGCCAAATGGCTGTTGAGGGAGCTTCGCAATGAGCTCAAGCTGTTGATAGATGGGGAAAGAGAGGTGATAATGTTCGAGAGCTTGAAAACGAAGAGCGTGATGTTGGGGCGGAGTGATATGGAGGATGATGAGATAGTTTGCATGTTGAGTGAAAGTGATTTGGATGGTGATTGTGCTTTGAATCag atcgagaacccgaAGCAagccgaggaaaagaaaaagtag
- the LOC105785874 gene encoding LOW QUALITY PROTEIN: protein MICRORCHIDIA 7-like (The sequence of the model RefSeq protein was modified relative to this genomic sequence to represent the inferred CDS: inserted 2 bases in 1 codon; substituted 1 base at 1 genomic stop codon) has protein sequence MDVLVKKEIIETINARKRKLNDVARKHLESVIQLSSSSSDSDSNDDSDGPDENINANTTIAAVDRPEGRIRKKRKVNDVDFQLPMGFLSTLPPDDPIPAQLDSVTAVAGGAETXPEQVASSISSVLCKQFWKAGEYDGVSSTDCDLPSGGMDHVRVHPKFLHSNATSHKWALGAFAELLDNSLDEVCNGATYVNMDMLKCKKDGNQMLLIEDNGGGMDPDKMRQCMSLGYSAKSKVANAIGQYGNGFKTSTMRLGADVIVFSRCRGKDGKHPTQSIGLLSYTFLTSTGKEDIVVPMLDYEWRQEEWSKIIRSTDGDWYRNLDTIVEWSPFSSKLTSFFNLMKDQGTQIIIYNLWEDDQGLLELDFLGDPHDIQLRGVNCDETNIQMAKQFPNSRHFLTYKHSLRSYASILYLRLPPNFRIILRGKDVEHHDIVNDMMLTDRVTYRPNPSAEGAPKDLHLSAMVIIGFVKDAKHHIDVQGFNVYHKNRLVKPFWRVWNSSGSDGRGVLGVLEANFVEPAHDKQGFERTTVLARLEARLVQMQKAYWSINCHRIGYAPRRNKKNINQSLAKDTSPGRDPKISTRLNKNGTSSTSSSNRLSSDSDKSNSPSSWRKRGKESLGFRETVDRGYGNGHLFNKGDYNKKLLIDKGRKDMPKSGKGSSPSRLSFHLAEDATIDVYEVLPERQANVSSQKFVIVXKLKVSSDRGLNDGEPSLSEANLHILEQLTQENCELKKRLEKYEGAHQSELLNDLQKERSQCKSLEIELTAAQEKIDNLSIEHESLIHIFSEERDRRNKEEENLRKKLKEASNTIQELLDKIKLLEKMKSPVLR, from the exons ATGGACGTTCTCGTGAAGAAAGAGATCATTGAAACGATAAATGCACGAAAACGGAAGCTAAACGACGTAGCACGTAAACACCTTGAATCGGTCATCCAACTCAGCAGTAGTAGCAGTGATTCTGACTCGAATGATGACTCAGACGGTCCGGACGAGAACATCAATGCAAACACCACCATTGCAGCTGTGGACCGACCTGAAGGCAGGATTAGGAAGAAGAGAAAGGTGAATGACGTCGATTTTCAACTTCCGATGGGGTTTTTGTCTACTCTACCGCCAGATGATCCGATTCCAGCTCAGTTGGACTCTGTTACGGCGGTTGCTGGTGGTGCTGAGAC GCCGGAGCAGGTGGCAAGTAGTATTTCGAGTGTGCTTTGCAAGCAGTTTTGGAAGGCTGGAGAATATGACGGAGTCTCATCTACTGATTGTGATTTACCTTCAG GTGGCATGGATCATGTAAGGGTTCATCCAAAGTTTCTACATTCAAATGCAACGAGTCATAAATGGGCTCTTGGAG CTTTTGCGGAGCTTCTTGACAACTCTTTGGATGAG GTCTGCAATGGAGCAACATATGTTAATATGGACATGCTTAAATGTAAGAAAGATGGGAATCAAATGTTGCTAATTGAAG ATAATGGTGGCGGGATGGATCCTGATAAAATGCGTCAGTGCATGTCTCTCGGATACTCGGCAAAAAGCAAAGTAGCAAACGCCATTGGACAAT ATGGTAATGGATTCAAGACTAGTACCATGAGGCTTGGCGCAGATGTTATTGTATTTTCCCGGTGTCGTGGAAAAGATGGAAAACA TCCCACACAGAGCATTGGACTGCTATCCTACACATTTTTGACTAGCACAGGAAAGGAAGACATTGTGGTACCCATG CTGGATTATGAATGGCGACAAGAAGAATGGAGCAAGATCATACGATCTACTGATGGTGACTGGTATAGGAATTTGGACACTATAGTGGAGTGGTCTCCCTTTTCCAGTAAGCTGACCTCCTTC ttcaATCTGATGAAAGACCAAGGTAcacaaattattatatataatctcTGGGAGGATGACCAAGGACTATTGGAACTTGATTTTCTTGGCGACCCACAT GATATCCAACTCAGAGGTGTTAACTGTGATGAGACAAATATACAAATGGCAAAACAGTTTCCCAACTCTAGGCACTTCCTGACATATAAACATTCGTTGAGg AGTTACGCGTCAATACTTTATTTGAGACTTCCTCCCAACTTCAGAATCATTTTACGCGGGAAAGATGTTGAGCATCACGACATAGTTAATGATATGATGTTAACTGACAGGGTTACGTATCGACCAAATCCCAGTGCTGAGGGGGCCCCTAAGGATTTGCAT CTGTCTGCTATGGTGATCATTGGTTTTGTGAAAGATGCCAAACATCACATTGATGTTCAGGGTTTCAATGTTTATCACAAAAACCGGCTCGTCAAG CCTTTTTGGAGGGTTTGGAATTCTTCCGGGAGTGATGGTCGTGGAGTTTTAG GTGTTTTGGAGGCTAATTTTGTTGAGCCAGCTCATGATAAGCAGGGTTTTGAGCGTACAACAGTTCTTGCCAGACTCGAAGCACGACTAGTACAAATGCAAAAAGCTTACTG GTCCATCAATTGTCATAGAATTGGCTATGCTCCACGGcgtaataagaaaaatataaaccaGTCTCTAGCCAAAG ATACTTCTCCTGGTCGTGATCCAAAAATATCTACTAGATTGAATAAGAATGGTACTTCTAGCACTTCTAGCAGCAATCGACTCTCTTCAGACTCAGACAAGTCAAATTCACCCTCAAGTtggagaaaaagaggaaaagaaagtcTGGGATTTCGTGAAACAGTGGATCGTGGATATGGAAATGGACATTTGTTTAACAAGGGTGATTATAATAAAAAGCTGCTGATAGATAAAGGTAGAAAGGACATGCCAAAATCTGGAAAAGGATCAAGCCCATCTAGACTATCTTTCCATCTGGCAGAAGATGCAACTATTGATGTGTATGAGGTCTTACCTGAGAGACAAGCTAATGTAAGCAGTCAAAAGTTTGTTATAGTATAGAAGTTGAAGGTTAGTTCT GATCGTGGTCTAAATGATGGCGAGCCTTCGCTTTCTGAGGCCAACTTACATATACTGGAGCAATTGACGCAGGAAAATTGTGAATTGAAGAAAAG ATTAGAGAAATATGAGGGAGCGCATCAAAGTGAATTGCTCAATGATTTGCAGAAGGAAAGAAGCCAATGCAAATCACTCGAAATCGAG CTGACAGCAGCGCAGGAAAAAATCGACAATCTGAGCATTGAACATGAAAGTCTGATTCACATTTTCTCGGAAGAGAGGGATCGAAGAAACAAGGAGGAAGAAAACTTGAGAAAGAAGCTAAAG GAAGCATCTAATACCATACAAGAATTGCTTGACAAGATTAAGTTGCTGGAGAAGATGAAATCTCCCGTACTTCGATAG